The Fusarium falciforme chromosome 4, complete sequence genomic interval TTCAGGGtatctcgtcatcgtcatctcctCCAAAACCAAAGCTGAAGCCGCCTCCGCCCCCTTGCTGCTCATCTTCGGTTCCACCAACTGCGGCATCCCATTTGCGCTTCTTCCCGCTCTTTCTATCGGCCAAGTCTAGCGCCCTGTCCAAGACCTCTGGGTAGCTGGTCTTCATCCGCTCTGTGAAGAGTCCAAAGGGATCTCTAACGTTGTCATCGAAACCACTGACTTGGTCGGCCTTGTCCCTCAGGAACGAGATAACTTCTGACACCAGGTTCAAGCTCGGCGACTGAGGCACAAAGTTTTGGGTCAGGGCAATGCCGTTCTCGAGGTTGACCACCAGGTGCCACCATCCACTTGGCACATGCAGGATCTCGCCTGTTCCGCAGATGCCCTCGATGCACTCGGGGAGCTGCCGTGCCTCTTCGTGGAAGGTGAGAAGCCACTCAGCGATGCTGAGGGGGCTCGTCACCTCGCTGCTGTCCTGGGAAACGTAGACTCCGGGAACCTGGGTCGTGGGAGGGAACATGATCCAGTACTTGGCTCCCTGGATCACAGCGTTCCAGGCACTCGTCGCGTTGGGGTCCTTGTGAAAGGTCGAACCGCTTCTCTCAGGTCCAATGATCAGCCAACGATGAGCAGGCCGTTCATCACCGAGAACCTCGAACAGGTCAGGACCGAAACAGTCTGGTCTCCAGTATGCGGCGTCTGGCTTATCACGGCCCACCGTGATGCCCATCTTTTCCGCAAACTTGCGATCAAACAAGTACAGAGGGCTCTCGTCTTTGTTGTTCTTCATGTAGTTGCAGTAGGTTGCGAATGGCCAGTCGACGGCCTCGGCGCGGAACTCGACCTGGGCATACTTTTCGAGCAGCGAATCGATACTCCACTCCGAACACACTGGCCACTCCTGAATGCATTTCGTAAGGATGAACGGCTGCTCAGTCCATTTATCGGCATACTGCTCGTACGTCAAGTTGTCGAACCGACGGATTTGGTTTGCCTTGGGAATGTTGGAGGAGAACTGAGAGAGAGCTACATGACTGCAAGCAAATGGTCGATGTAGGACATCTGAGAAGACGTTGCTGCAGTCGATCTTGATCTCCTGGCCACCTGGGAATCCGAGAACTGTTGACCTCCATGATCCTTGCCATCGAATGTCCTTGCTGTCTTTGGGGGGCGACCTATGTCCGGCTTAGCCGTTGCTCACAGATAGATACCTCAGGCCTAAGACGAAAACCATGACACGGGAGCATCCTTGTCATGAGTCAGAAAGCCAGAGTCAAAAGTACTCACTGCAGGAAAAGAGGCTTCCATAACTCGTCTGAGTGGCAAAAGGCGTAGAAAAACTTGCACGTGTGGCCAAGCTTCAGGAGGGCTGAGGCGTCAAAATGCTCCAAGACCAGCATGATAACCTCGTCTGGGAGGAAGCCCCACGCACCGACCGAGCGTCGAGCATTGCGACCCGTGAAGAGATACTGGTTACCCAGGGGCTTAAGTCCTAGAGGATGCAGAGGAATTGAGTCAGAGTGAGATTGTGACTCGGAAGAGTCATTGGTCCTGTCACAGAGGGCGCTGTGGCCATTCTGAGCAACGGCCGAGGGCATGATGGGTGGTGAATTTGGTGTTGGCAATGCACCAAAATTGCCGGCC includes:
- a CDS encoding TRNA wybutosine-synthesizing protein 4, whose product is MPSAVAQNGHSALCDRTNDSSESQSHSDSIPLHPLGLKPLGNQYLFTGRNARRSVGAWGFLPDEVIMLVLEHFDASALLKLGHTCKFFYAFCHSDELWKPLFLQSPPKDSKDIRWQGSWRSTVLGFPGGQEIKIDCSNVFSDVLHRPFACSHVALSQFSSNIPKANQIRRFDNLTYEQYADKWTEQPFILTKCIQEWPVCSEWSIDSLLEKYAQVEFRAEAVDWPFATYCNYMKNNKDESPLYLFDRKFAEKMGITVGRDKPDAAYWRPDCFGPDLFEVLGDERPAHRWLIIGPERSGSTFHKDPNATSAWNAVIQGAKYWIMFPPTTQVPGVYVSQDSSEVTSPLSIAEWLLTFHEEARQLPECIEGICGTGEILHVPSGWWHLVVNLENGIALTQNFVPQSPSLNLVSEVISFLRDKADQVSGFDDNVRDPFGLFTERMKTSYPEVLDRALDLADRKSGKKRKWDAAVGGTEDEQQGGGGGFSFGFGGDDDDEIP